GCACTCCTGCCATTCTTCTAACAGTGTTTCAGGACCAATCTCTTTGGCATCCAGATTCATGTCCAACTTTACACGACAGCTATACAAGCAAATAAACATCCCAGTTCATTTCATGTAGCAGTCAGAGTGGGTAACAGTTAGTTTTGACATCCACAGTCATTGGATCATACAAAGTGGCTTGATGCTTTTGCTAAAATCATAAGAATCCATGTTCATCAAGTCCTTTTGGAGTAACGGGGTTCCACTTTGCAGTCGGTTTACTCGTAGAATAACCTGCAaaataaaggagaaagaaaatgaatcaatGATAGCTCTATTCAGCAAACACTGAGATACAGTAAAAGTCTAACAGTCTTGTAAATACTACCGTATGTCCAGATACCTGATTCTGATCTGCTTTTTGGAGGCTCTGGCAGTTGAACATCTGGTATTGGAAGCCCTTTCCCTTCGACGTCACTCTCCCCCGATGAGGTATGCTCCTCTCCTTTCAAGTCTGTCACCATGTACAAGGCGGGCCTCTTGTGGTATTTGGCCCGGTAAGTGTCTGTCATACAGTTATCCACAGAAAAGTACGTGGTGGGCAGAGCCATTTCTGTCGAAGCGGGGGAGTCTATGTTGTCGTCGTCGCCGGGCTTCGGGCTGGGATACCTCTCGTCGCTCTCGCTGGCCGACAGGTCGTTCCTGTCCTGGTCCGACGAGCCCGACTTGGAGCTGGCATCCGACGAGAGCTTGTGCTCGGCGGGCGTCTCGATCCACCGGCGGAGGGTGGTGTGCGAGAGGGAAGACAAGCCGTTTTTGGGCTCATGGCGGGGGCTCGTCCGCGACGGCACCTCCAGTTGCTGGGGGTGGAAGCCACGCGGGTCGGTGTGCCTGTGGCCGTAGGTCTTGGGGGGTAAAGGCGGGGCGAGTGGGGGGTAGTTGTGCGAGGAGGGGTCTCTGTGGGCGACGGCGGTACTCTCTTCTTGTTCGGAGAAGGGTCCGGCGAGATCATCTGAGCTGTTCCACTCAGAACTGCTGGTCTTTGCTAGGTAAGGCGGCACGGGGCTCACGGGGCTGCCGTCGACGTTCTCCTCATGTTCGCTATCCAGGCCGTTGTTCTTCTCCAGGATCCCGGGAGTGTATCGGAAAGCTCTTCTTCTGTTACAATGCAAAAGCACAAAGATCAGTATTTTTCTTGCCCACGTGCTAATTCAACTGagaaatttttaaaaatgctgtaTTGTTTTACCTTTGTAAGGGAGGACTAGATTTGAGGTTGGAGTCTTGAAGATCTGGAGATTTTCTCCCATGTTCACCTAAACAACATGAATGAAGGCTCATGAGCATTTTATACCACAGCACTCTAATTTGTAAACTAATGGTCATCACAGCCAGATGGTAAAAAAGAGGACTAGATAACATCTGTCATGGGTTTCCATTTGAACAGGGctacaatgtttttttgtgtctctccaGCAAAGACATGTTATCTAACAGGGGTCACGGTGCGGGCCATTGCCTGGCGCTGGGAGAGGAAGTATCAAAGCAGATAGTCTGGCAGAGCGCCCTCAGGCCCCCTGTGTACCACTCTGACTGTCTGATCCAGCCAGAGAGTGGGGCCCCTCAAAGGGAAGTCGGGTCCACATCCAGGCGCTGTTAGCTCTGAGCTAACAGTGCTAAGGATAAACAATGAGGACACTGGATGAACTCTCTAGCAGAGAAGAAACAGGAGTATATGCAAAGTCATGAAAACTTGCAAAattctatctatccatccatctggGTCAATTAGGTTATGATGTTATGTCACTGAATTATGCTGCAATAAGATTGCGATAATAGGTAATCTTGCAAATGAGATCAATAGAGAGGAAAGTTCACAAATGGatgcccaaaaaaacaaaacaaaaataaagcctCAAAGTTGGCAGAATGGGTGTGATTTACAAGGCTTGAGACAGACGACAGCTGACTAACCGGACAAGGAAGAGAGTGAGTGGCTAAGGACCATCTGTGATGTGTCAGCAcaccctctctttttttttttgtgctctcTCGGAGCATTAGTGGCTAAATCCTTTGTGCTGGCATGCAATTACGCGAGGGTCAGACTCCAGACTCCAGATCCCCTCCCCAGCACTGCTGCGTTTTTAAGCCGCTAAGTCCATGTGGCAATTCACAATTTGATGCTGTTGATTTGCAATGTTGGCAAGCAACTGTAACAATATCATTCTCAAAAACAAAGCGGGATGCAGTTAACAAGCCCTGTTACATCGCTCCTTCGTAAATCCCCTCATTTTTACAGTCACGTGCGCTGCTGCCAAGAGAAAGCTTGAGGGGAAAAAGCAGTTGGGATAATGAAGAGCGAGGCGAATGTGCTGTTGGGGTGTAAGCCTGTGCGTTACTGTTGAAATCAAAAGattaaacaacaataacactATCTAATCATCTATTTTCTTAAGTTCAAGGTCAGGCTGATATCCATCGCACATACAGTGGAACTTGGGGATCACTGCTGTAGTTGCCAATGCCAGCAAAACAGACGTATTCAGGGTGTCctgctgtttacatggcctaCTGCACTTGCCTGGGAAAGTGTCCATGTTCTGTGATTGCATGGATTTGAATGTGGATTGATGTCATTCACTGTATCATCTAAACTGCACCAAGTGGAATAAGTGGACTCCCTTTAAATAACAATACAAGTTCACAGACATATTTATGTTAACTGGACGGCATACAATCAACTAGTTAAAATAGGAAAGTGAGGAAAATGAAGCGGTCTAGTTTTTTCTTGTGCATGTTTGTCTCAGGTTGCATTTCATATACTACTTTTATTTAGACTGTAGCACTTCAAAAAGGTGCATACAATCAGTGGCTGGTTTGATTGAATGGGACGCCTGCTGTGGGTGCTACTATAGTTtcagcttttaaacagcgatGGGAATAAAGATACCGTTTCTGGGGATGTAAATCACAGATAGACCCGTCTCTGATCCCATTCCAGCATGAAGGATTACGCTGAGCAAGCCAAAAAAGACACCTGTTTGGTGGGTTGCCGTGATCTGCTAAAAAGTCAGTCAGGTCACTCAACTGATCACAGAGGAGAAAGTGATTTGACACCGTTTCAATTATTCCAACTGCAAAATCTGTTTCTTTACGTGCCATGAAAGCAAGCCTAACTGGGATTTGAAAAATTATGAGTGCAAAATTTGTTGACAGCTCTTTGAAGTTTTGTTGATGCAACAAAACGACACAACTTTGCACGTTTCAGTTCTAAGGCTGCCGAGTCAAGATTTGTAGCTCTCTGCTTTCTGCTGATCCGCGGTACTTAAAATTCTTCAACATCAATCACACTTCCATGCATATTTGCAATTCAGTTCTGCATGCAGAACTCAACTATGTGGGGAGGAAAAACGAACCCTGGCAAAATGTCAAGCTTTCAACAAATTTAAATTTGATCTGCTAGTGGACAAAACTCCAAAAAGTTGTCACAAAGTATTAAGTGACATTTATATATAGTTCCTGTTAAGACATAACTTCTTGTTAAGGCATGCCACTGGACAGCGTACATatcaaaggaaaggaaaggaaatcaAATATCTATTTTGGCCTGTAAAGACATAGTTGTCATCAATGCTCTCAACTCAATTACAATTGCCCAATCTAATTTTTCCAAAGTGACAAAAAATTTGACACCCAACAATATGTCAAATTCATGATAACAGCATAATGTCCAATTATCAAAATATTatcttgtgttttgttaaatcaCTCCACtcggtgcagtgtgtgtgtgtgtgtctgtgtatgtggaTATGGCACAGGCCTGCGAACATTAAGCCAAAAGCCACAATATAAATGTGGACTCATCCCATGGCATTAACACTTAGGTTAACACATCAGTCACTGGCTTGTTAAGTGGCATCAAAAGACCATCTAAGCCTGGTAGCATTCCGGCTCTCAACACGCTAACTCAACATATTAACATAATGGATATCATACCCATTTGTATCCTAGGATAattttcctcctgtctgcttTTATGTATTTGCTGAAAGTTTGTCACAAGCAGAGTTTACTCAGACTGATAAGTCAGCATGTGAAACTAAgcatatgaaaaaaaaggaggaaaaagaaaaaagagcaaTGGTGCATTCTCAAGCAACTGgtgcacacatatatacatattacaatATAATGTTCAGCATATTTTAAGTGTAGTTTTAACATTATCTGAAGCCAATCTTTGTGTCTTACTGACcaatatgtttgtgtatttattttttttactacatgCAAGACAGTTTGAGTGAGTTAAATACACAACTCCTCTGGGTATTCATCCGTGAACAGACATTATGTTAATGTGCTAACAGGGCAATAATCACTTCTGAAGACTGTTTCTATGGAGTCTAGATGAGGTCTGGGGACCCACAGGAGCCAATCAGGCTAAATTGAGCGAGGGCATGATTTACGGTTTAGATATAGCAGGTTGAAGTGTCTGGATTTCCCGCCCATCTCCCAGCAGCCGTGACCTTTCACACCATCAGAGACAGAATGTTCTGCTACAATATCCAGTAAAGTATGCTGTGGTTCCACAGGAATTTCAGCAACAAGGACAAAAGGCTGTCATTCAGGTGACCAGGTCTGGACAGCAGCCGCTAAAGTGATCTAAAAATAACAATCTTTACTTTTATCTTCTCAAATGCTGCAGAGATTGTCCAAGTTTAACGTGTCAACTGTGCTTCTCACAATGGAAAAAAtgctttgatttgtttttgctgCCTGCTCTCCCACATGAATGTGCTTTTCGAAAGGATTTTAGACTTTAATGGACTACTGGAATCTGCTCAGGCCTCTCTGGAAGTGCAGCCCATGCCAGAATACCACAACTGAACTCAGGCCAAATTGACTTCAGACACATTTGCTGCAGCTTGTCAATACAATTTGCAAACGGCAGGGAGTAGATGTCTCACACTGGCTTCAAAATGGTGACTGTAAAACAGAAATCTGCAGAGGAGATACTAACCCAACTCAAAATACAAGTTGAGAAACTTTTCGAATGTGAGCAAATCTTCAAAAAAGATTCTGTCAATATCAGCATAAAAAATGTCTCCATTAGATTACAGATTAGACCTATGAAAAGCCACCAATTCTatacaaaaatgttaaataatataAGCTAAAATTCCCTTAAGAAATAATTTTGTAAAATATTCACATGTGTGCAATCAATTCTGAAAGTAAACTAGCACTAGAAATGATAATTTGAGGGAGAAAGCTTAGCAAAAGGTcaaaaaagggaaagggaaattgcagcagtggaaaaaaataaacatgtctGCCTCAGAAGTGTTTGTTTCTTTGCCAGGGATTGTTCCACATGGATCACTCTGCATAGGCAGATGCTCACAGGCCAAAACACAACCAGCATTAAACACTACccttttctgtttctatttctcAGCTCACCACACTTGTGCAAAAGCTATCTTCAATTTcggataaaaacaaaacacttctgCGGCTGTTGTTTGCAACCAATGTTCCCATTCCTTGCCTCATATCCATTTGGGACTTTAAAAATACTTGTGGTGCCACAAAATGTTATTATATGTGCCTGCACGTTTGAATACCACCTTTTGACAGGCCCGGTCATGGCATTTTCTGCCCGGCTAGGCACAGCTGGGTGGCCCCCACAAGCACActcatcttcccctctctttgaGGATAAACTCCACGTATTCCTATTGTGGGAATTAGTGACGCTCTTCCAAAAGGTTTGTTAATTCAAAAGATattgtccctctctttctatgGTGACAGATCACATGGGGAGAGCGTGTGCTAGGAAGAAGAGACGGAGAATGTGAAGAGTGTCCAGGCGACAAACCCCCTAGTGCTATTCATGTCATCTAATCTCCCTCCATCCTGTCTGGGGGACAAAAATAACTATTATAGCGACTTCTCAACCTGACGTACagtatattcagtgtttttgctACCAAAAAGCATTGTTTCTCACCAATAATACAGAAGGGGAAGCAGATTAGTTGGGTAgactttgtttctgtttttccttttttgataAATCTGTCGGTGAGGAGGGACAAACAAGCTAAACCCAACTCAGGACTTATATTTctgcaaaacaacaaattaGGTAATATTGCTGTTGCGCATGTGGGTTTTAGAAATCAAAAACGCATCTATGGTATGATCCAGAAGCAGTCTTTGCACAGCACATTTTCCACTTAGCCTTGAATGAGACATCAAAGTTATCATAAGACAAAATATCATTCGACATGGGacaaaaaaagtgtgaaaaacCAGATCACTTTCTTCAGATTTGCTATATTTTGTCACCATAATCCCATTTTGAAACGCATAAAGCCTGTTTACTATTTGggttgatttttcctttaaggccaCATGCATTTCTCTGCGTGCTGCATGGCATTAACTTTCCCCAGGAAAAAGGTCAGGGCCAGTCGGTGAGGAACCGGAGCACATACATTTCCATACAGTATCCCTTCAATCAGGCTCTGACCTTAACACTTCTGATAGAACAATAAATCAAGGAAATTACTCAGTACTATCTTAATGTTTCAGGTCCTTACAATACATGGAAGTCCATTGGGCAGAGGGGatttatacagtataatgaGAGGGACAAGCTTTGTGAATGATTGACTCTTCCACTAGTGACCTATTTCCACTATGTAATATACAGAAATTTCATATATTTCTGAAATAATTGCTCGATAACTTTTGTCTTGATGAAAGCACCAGCCAAGTCTCTAAATACTACCTCAAACTCTTCCCAGGTGCATGTTTTAGCTGTCTGACGGTGTACATTTAGATTTGCCAGATGCTTGTCCAAGAATATACAGAATAGGCAGACATTAGAGCTCAATGTGGTAGGTGCACAGAAATAAGAAGTCAGTGTAGAGTGACAGTCTCTTACCGTAGGAAAACGAAGAGTGCAAAATGTCAGACTTAAAGTCATCACTTCTCCTCTGAGCGAAGGGATCcctaaaatacaaaataaattcaattaTTTATAAAATGTGTAATGCCACAGGATATTCCGAGTATGATCTTGTGCTGTGCCTCAACATGCAGATTTTCCCCTTACCAACCTTTTAAAGAGATTAAGATGGATCTATCCTGCGGGCGTAAACAGGGAAATAAGCCCTCATGACTTCAGcctatatactttttttttcccatgaatGATTTACAACAGTGGAATCCGATACTCATTTTTTGCGAGGACTGCATGCATATAGCCATCTCACTGTCAAAAATAGCGGTGCCcttaaaatacaaaaagcaTACCTTATTACTAATAAATTATACATGTTATACATATTTTCAATGACTTAAGCACTGAACTCAGTTACAGAACATGTTCATGGGATATATGGCGACGAATGAATAATTGAGCAGCACTTAGGCAATCCACTGTCAAGAGATAGGCTTGAATAATAAACTAGTGGTTAGAGCAAAAGTCGGCCATCCCCCGGCTCTCCCCTCTGAGTAGAGGAGTTGTCAGCTAGTCGGGATCATTATCTCCAAACAAGACCTGTACTGCCAAGCCAACAAATGACAGCCCAGCACAATAACCTCGGTGTATCTGCCTGGTGTGCGTTTATGTTAAATGGGTCTCGCTATTCTTAGAACAGATTGTTTGTAATGTTTAATTATTTAGAAATGGCAGCACATTTGAGACTCAAATCCTTACACGAGTGGGGCATGGGATGACAGAGAAGCATTTTGACAAGCTAGTGGTGTCACTCAGCAAACATGATTTATAAAGAGTAAGTTGTAGTGTTAGCTATTAAATTTGCTGTACAATACTatagagtagagagagaaaggcgatTTCATTTGATGGGAGTGGTGCGgaggggcaggattgttcaaaaatcagatggttttattggttagaaacttacatttacgcctactagtgcaggaTGAGGTCATCAccaaagatactgtgttttccaggaagtaaaagtaatgggagttcatttcatggggactttaagtaATATATTATTGAAGAATATTACTGTATGTAGGctgattaaaaagataaaactcAAGCGTGATCATGCATTGTACCTCGTCAGATGCAGCTCAGGTATGGGCCTCAGCTCTTTGGAGGAGAGGTTCTCCACCACAGGTGAGTCCAGGTTTGCTGAGCCATTGCTGAGCCTGTCGCTGCTTTCGTATCCAGATTCCGTTCGCTGGATCTTCCAGTTGTCATTGCGGACTTTAAGGGTGGCCGAGCCCTTTGACCTATCCTTGTCGCTGTAGCCGCCCCGGCCATCTGAATCCAGCGAGCTCCGGCTGCCGCCGGTTTCGTGCCTCTGCTCGTCCTCGTAGATAGTCATTAGGCTCTTGGGTTTGCGCTCTTCTCTGCCTCCCCATGTGAAGTCTCTGTCCTGCTCTCGTTCTCGGGAGGGTGACTGACTACTGGGCCTTCTCCGGGGGCTGTGCTGCCTTCGCTCCTGACTTACCGAATTACCACCACCGATGCCACTTATCACACTGTCCACATTTAGCGCTTCCCGCATGGGCTTCCATGGTCGACTAGGCCTGCTGCCACGGCTGTTCCCTCCGCTTCCAGGACGCTCCCGTGAATCTTGGCTGCTGTCCGTATCATATCCATTAGAGACCTGGTCCAGTCTCCGGCTGTGGTGGCCACCGCCGCCGCTGGGCACGGCGGGTAGCACTTGCACCCTTGAGTGAGAGCGAGTGGGTTCATGGGAGGACCGACCGCCCAGGTGGGGCGTTCGCTCAGTCCGAGTGGGACCTTTACCCTGGCTGCTGTAAAGGCGAGTCTCCATGTACTGCTTGAAGCCGTTCTCTGGAGGGGAGGCGGAGCGGGAGTAGGTCCTCTCTTGACTTGGATCTGAGTGTGAGGGAAAGAAGTTTCATGAGCGCTTTAACCAACAGCACACCATATTGTCAACAGATGCTTCAGGTCACTGATTCAAGAATATAACTCTTTCttgtttaaattaaatgttaaaattaCACTTTTCGTAAACAAGGGGAAACTTTTATTGGTCAAAATAACCAATCCTGTAACAAGGAAAGCCACTTTCTGCAAAACAATGCTGATTCTGACACTGCATGTTGGCTGGCGTCACATCTCTCTTGCTGCTCCCGATGCCAAACGACAGTGCCGTGTGTCAGGTTGCCAAGAACAAAAATTGACTTTC
This region of Centroberyx gerrardi isolate f3 chromosome 23, fCenGer3.hap1.cur.20231027, whole genome shotgun sequence genomic DNA includes:
- the usp53a gene encoding ubiquitin carboxyl-terminal hydrolase 53 isoform X3; translation: MAWVKFFRKPGGNLAKSYQPGSMLSLAPTKGLLNEPGQNSCFLNSAVQVLWHLDIFRRSLRQLPGHFCLGESCIFCALKGIFSQFQHSRERALPSDNLRHALAETFKDEQRFQLGFMDDAAECFENILERIHLHIVPEETDACTSKSCITHQKFAMSLYEQSVCRSCGASSDPLPFTELVHYVSTTALCQQVYQRRDDSFGELLQAASTIGDLRNCPSNCGQRIKIRRVLMNSPEIVTIGFVWDSEQSDLTEDVIRSLGPHLSLSGLFYRVTDEHAKKGELLLVGMICYSSRHYCAFAFHTKSSKWVFFDDATVKEIGSRWKDVVTKCIKGHFQPLLLFYSNPDGSAITADDVSRQNSSQSHYKTPVNGEDQGSESPLPVPKKLDLTRENLSALLGQGSFKQKAPSTFSRGSGQTSGGRGPVKIGTSDPKNRLREISREVAQRAGEVRGMHPPRREPDRSGQRRPESRYRDPSQERTYSRSASPPENGFKQYMETRLYSSQGKGPTRTERTPHLGGRSSHEPTRSHSRVQVLPAVPSGGGGHHSRRLDQVSNGYDTDSSQDSRERPGSGGNSRGSRPSRPWKPMREALNVDSVISGIGGGNSVSQERRQHSPRRRPSSQSPSREREQDRDFTWGGREERKPKSLMTIYEDEQRHETGGSRSSLDSDGRGGYSDKDRSKGSATLKVRNDNWKIQRTESGYESSDRLSNGSANLDSPVVENLSSKELRPIPELHLTRDPFAQRRSDDFKSDILHSSFSYGEHGRKSPDLQDSNLKSSPPLQRRRAFRYTPGILEKNNGLDSEHEENVDGSPVSPVPPYLAKTSSSEWNSSDDLAGPFSEQEESTAVAHRDPSSHNYPPLAPPLPPKTYGHRHTDPRGFHPQQLEVPSRTSPRHEPKNGLSSLSHTTLRRWIETPAEHKLSSDASSKSGSSDQDRNDLSASESDERYPSPKPGDDDNIDSPASTEMALPTTYFSVDNCMTDTYRAKYHKRPALYMVTDLKGEEHTSSGESDVEGKGLPIPDVQLPEPPKSRSESGYSTSKPTAKWNPVTPKGLDEHGFL
- the usp53a gene encoding ubiquitin carboxyl-terminal hydrolase 53 isoform X1; amino-acid sequence: MAWVKFFRKPGGNLAKSYQPGSMLSLAPTKGLLNEPGQNSCFLNSAVQVLWHLDIFRRSLRQLPGHFCLGESCIFCALKGIFSQFQHSRERALPSDNLRHALAETFKDEQRFQLGFMDDAAECFENILERIHLHIVPEETDACTSKSCITHQKFAMSLYEQSVCRSCGASSDPLPFTELVHYVSTTALCQQVYQRRDDSFGELLQAASTIGDLRNCPSNCGQRIKIRRVLMNSPEIVTIGFVWDSEQSDLTEDVIRSLGPHLSLSGLFYRVTDEHAKKGELLLVGMICYSSRHYCAFAFHTKSSKWVFFDDATVKEIGSRWKDVVTKCIKGHFQPLLLFYSNPDGSAITADDVSRQNSSQSHYKTPVNGEDQGSESPLPVPKKLDLTRENLSALLGQGSFKQKAPSTFSRGSGQTSGGRGPGTRQEWRRSGKNGYVKIGTSDPKNRLREISREVAQRAGEVRGMHPPRREPDRSGQRRPESRYRDPSQERTYSRSASPPENGFKQYMETRLYSSQGKGPTRTERTPHLGGRSSHEPTRSHSRVQVLPAVPSGGGGHHSRRLDQVSNGYDTDSSQDSRERPGSGGNSRGSRPSRPWKPMREALNVDSVISGIGGGNSVSQERRQHSPRRRPSSQSPSREREQDRDFTWGGREERKPKSLMTIYEDEQRHETGGSRSSLDSDGRGGYSDKDRSKGSATLKVRNDNWKIQRTESGYESSDRLSNGSANLDSPVVENLSSKELRPIPELHLTRDPFAQRRSDDFKSDILHSSFSYGEHGRKSPDLQDSNLKSSPPLQRRRAFRYTPGILEKNNGLDSEHEENVDGSPVSPVPPYLAKTSSSEWNSSDDLAGPFSEQEESTAVAHRDPSSHNYPPLAPPLPPKTYGHRHTDPRGFHPQQLEVPSRTSPRHEPKNGLSSLSHTTLRRWIETPAEHKLSSDASSKSGSSDQDRNDLSASESDERYPSPKPGDDDNIDSPASTEMALPTTYFSVDNCMTDTYRAKYHKRPALYMVTDLKGEEHTSSGESDVEGKGLPIPDVQLPEPPKSRSESGYSTSKPTAKWNPVTPKGLDEHGFL
- the usp53a gene encoding ubiquitin carboxyl-terminal hydrolase 53 isoform X4; this translates as MAWVKFFRKPGGNLAKSYQPGSMLSLAPTKGLLNEPGQNSCFLNSAVQVLWHLDIFRRSLRQLPGHFCLGESCIFCALKGIFSQFQHSRERALPSDNLRHALAETFKDEQRFQLGFMDDAAECFENILERIHLHIVPEETDACTSKSCITHQKFAMSLYEQSVCRSCGASSDPLPFTELVHYVSTTALCQQVYQRRDDSFGELLQAASTIGDLRNCPSNCGQRIKIRRVLMNSPEIVTIGFVWDSEQSDLTEDVIRSLGPHLSLSGLFYRVTDEHAKKGELLLVGMICYSSRHYCAFAFHTKSSKWVFFDDATVKEIGSRWKDVVTKCIKGHFQPLLLFYSNPDGSAITADDVSRQNSSQSHYKTPVNGEDQGSESPLPVPKKLDLTRENLSALLGQGSFKQKAPSTFSRGSGQTSGGRGPVKIGTSDPKNRLREISREVAQRAGEVRGMHPPRREPDRSGQRRPESRYRDPSQERTYSRSASPPENGFKQYMETRLYSSQGKGPTRTERTPHLGGRSSHEPTRSHSRVQVLPAVPSGGGGHHSRRLDQVSNGYDTDSSQDSRERPGSGGNSRGSRPSRPWKPMREALNVDSVISGIGGGNSVSQERRQHSPRRRPSSQSPSREREQDRDFTWGGREERKPKSLMTIYEDEQRHETGGSRSSLDSDGRGGYSDKDRSKGSATLKVRNDNWKIQRTESGYESSDRLSNGSANLDSPVVENLSSKELRPIPELHLTRDPFAQRRSDDFKSDILHSSFSYGEHGRKSPDLQDSNLKSSPPLQRRAFRYTPGILEKNNGLDSEHEENVDGSPVSPVPPYLAKTSSSEWNSSDDLAGPFSEQEESTAVAHRDPSSHNYPPLAPPLPPKTYGHRHTDPRGFHPQQLEVPSRTSPRHEPKNGLSSLSHTTLRRWIETPAEHKLSSDASSKSGSSDQDRNDLSASESDERYPSPKPGDDDNIDSPASTEMALPTTYFSVDNCMTDTYRAKYHKRPALYMVTDLKGEEHTSSGESDVEGKGLPIPDVQLPEPPKSRSESGYSTSKPTAKWNPVTPKGLDEHGFL
- the usp53a gene encoding ubiquitin carboxyl-terminal hydrolase 53 isoform X2, with product MAWVKFFRKPGGNLAKSYQPGSMLSLAPTKGLLNEPGQNSCFLNSAVQVLWHLDIFRRSLRQLPGHFCLGESCIFCALKGIFSQFQHSRERALPSDNLRHALAETFKDEQRFQLGFMDDAAECFENILERIHLHIVPEETDACTSKSCITHQKFAMSLYEQSVCRSCGASSDPLPFTELVHYVSTTALCQQVYQRRDDSFGELLQAASTIGDLRNCPSNCGQRIKIRRVLMNSPEIVTIGFVWDSEQSDLTEDVIRSLGPHLSLSGLFYRVTDEHAKKGELLLVGMICYSSRHYCAFAFHTKSSKWVFFDDATVKEIGSRWKDVVTKCIKGHFQPLLLFYSNPDGSAITADDVSRQNSSQSHYKTPVNGEDQGSESPLPVPKKLDLTRENLSALLGQGSFKQKAPSTFSRGSGQTSGGRGPGTRQEWRRSGKNGYVKIGTSDPKNRLREISREVAQRAGEVRGMHPPRREPDRSGQRRPESRYRDPSQERTYSRSASPPENGFKQYMETRLYSSQGKGPTRTERTPHLGGRSSHEPTRSHSRVQVLPAVPSGGGGHHSRRLDQVSNGYDTDSSQDSRERPGSGGNSRGSRPSRPWKPMREALNVDSVISGIGGGNSVSQERRQHSPRRRPSSQSPSREREQDRDFTWGGREERKPKSLMTIYEDEQRHETGGSRSSLDSDGRGGYSDKDRSKGSATLKVRNDNWKIQRTESGYESSDRLSNGSANLDSPVVENLSSKELRPIPELHLTRDPFAQRRSDDFKSDILHSSFSYGEHGRKSPDLQDSNLKSSPPLQRRAFRYTPGILEKNNGLDSEHEENVDGSPVSPVPPYLAKTSSSEWNSSDDLAGPFSEQEESTAVAHRDPSSHNYPPLAPPLPPKTYGHRHTDPRGFHPQQLEVPSRTSPRHEPKNGLSSLSHTTLRRWIETPAEHKLSSDASSKSGSSDQDRNDLSASESDERYPSPKPGDDDNIDSPASTEMALPTTYFSVDNCMTDTYRAKYHKRPALYMVTDLKGEEHTSSGESDVEGKGLPIPDVQLPEPPKSRSESGYSTSKPTAKWNPVTPKGLDEHGFL